The Mesoplodon densirostris isolate mMesDen1 chromosome 8, mMesDen1 primary haplotype, whole genome shotgun sequence genomic interval CTGCCAGAGATCCAACAGAAAATAGGCCAAAAGTGAGATGCTGAGTAGGAAGAAGGGCCGTAGGGAGGAGGAAGACAGCAACCTTAGGGAGAGACAGGCAGCTCAGCGGTGAGTGGGTGAGAGAGGCTCCCACATCCATCGCAAAGGCGGAAAACCGCCCACTGATGGGGGAATGGGAACCTCCAGGCCTAACTCGACACCCGAAGACAGAGAAATGGGGCAACCCAGGCGGACGACGACCTTTAAAAAACAGCTGATGGGTCAGTCCCCCAGGACAAGCATCTTCCCCAGAAAGAGGAATGGTACTCCGGGCTCTCCCGCCCCCGCTCTACCGCgcagcccggccccgcccccctcCTCCGCGGCCCTTACCAGAAGAGGCCGTTGAGCGCGGCTGCCGTGACCAGGCTGTGCAGCGGCTTCTCCCACACCAGCAGCCGCTGCGCTGCCGCCAGCACCGCCTCCCAGCCGCGGAGCCGCAGCCACAGAGCCGTGGCCAGGCGTCCCACCGCCTCGGCCGTGGCAGCCTCCTCCTCCGCCTCGCCGCTGGCCTCACCCATGCCTAGGCTCAGGCCCAGGCCGAGGCTCAGGCCCAGCCCCGAGCCCCCACCTGCGCCGGTGTTACCAGCGCCACCGCCACCGCCACTCGCCATAGCCCCGCCACAGCCGCCGCCCGAGCCCGCGAGGAGCCAGGGCTGCGCGGCCGCCGCCGGGGGCGCGTCAGGCGGAAGGGGGCGCACGCAGCGGAGAGGGCCGCTGAGGCCGCGGACGGGCGTCACGTGACGGCGGAGCGACGAATCTGTCACGTGACACGCCCTAACCGCCGAGCTGGGGCGGCCGGAGTCTGCGCGCAGGCGGTTGCCGGTGACCCTGCTCCTACGCAGATTTCTTGTTTTGGCTGCGCCGAGCGGTGTCTGCCTCTTTCGGACGGAAGGACGGAAATCTCTGCTTTTACCCACCCCAGCCAATTTTCTTCTCCTTGTGTAGTCAGGGCGGCTAGGGAGGCTGGTCTTGGCCCGGTATTTCTGGAGTGATGCGGCCGATAGGGCCAGGGAGTGGGCTTCAGATGCCCAGTATACCCCGAGAGGCCTGCTTCTGCTCTGGTAGGGCGGCGACCGTCCCTTTACGCAACACTCGACGGTACTAGTCCTCCCAGTTCCGTCTCCTCAGCGAATAAACAAACAGCAGCGCGTGACTCGACAGGCTCAAAAACAGCTTCAGCTATTAAGAGAAGTAGTTTCCTTCCCATCTTTCTGTAAACTCTCCCGCCTTTACGCGTGGAAGACTTCCAATCCCTTGCTTAAGCAAGAGATTGGGGTCTGGGggtgagtttaaaaataaaaccgtTTAGGTGCTGTTTACTCTTTGGGGGGCATGTTAACACCATCTGTTGAGGCTTAAAACATAACAAGCGTTTTGTGTTTCCTTGAGatcatttaatctttgcaataATCCTACAAAATACGTGTTTAATTAGGCCTAAAATTCCAAGCTGTACAAAAGGAAGATGTACAGCCAAAAGTGCTCTTGCCTTTTGTACACAATTCACTACTGTTAAATTTTTGTGTACTCTTCCTGACGcttttttatgtatattattCTGTGTGTGCGTATtatctcctctttaaaaaaacaatcgCGAGCAACTCCCTGTTCTgagtctttgttttatttacatcGGTATGAAAAGTTCAGCCGGGCTCGTTCATCCTCACTGCGCCAAGGTCCCCTAAGAATTGTTCCGATTTCTCAGACGAGGGCACGCTGGGGCTCAGCGATACCAGGAATAATAGCCCGGCTCCTTCCCGGCGGTCGGGGCCGGCGGCTCGGGCCAGCGGGCGGCAGGAAGTGTCAGGCGCTGACTGGCCAGCGGCGCCCCCGCGGCCTCTAAACGCAGGGCAGACGCGCGGCGCGGCAAAGGCACAGCACGCGCCTCGAAGCCGGGTCTCCTCTACTGGGTGAGGTGGGCGCCCTGGCCCTTGAGCTCCACTCCCCGAGTCCGGAGCCCAGATCCCGGGGCCGGGAGCCCGGAGCCCCGCCCGGAGCGGAACAGGAAGACGCTCCCGCCTGCCCGGCCCCGCCTGCCGCCTCTGGCCAGTGGCGGGGGTGCTCCACCGGCGAGGGTGGGGGCCCGCTTGAGGGAGGCCGACGGGCAGGTGGACAGGCGTTCATTGGCGGTTCCGCGGCTCCCTTACAATTCGTTCCCTTTCCTTCCACCTTCGCAGGGCGGCGGCTGGCGGCGCGATGGACCTGGCCGGGCTCCTGCTGGACGAAGAAGGCACATTCGCCCTCACCGGCTTCCAGGACTTCACGGTGAGCGTACggcccgccccctcccctgcctccccgaGCTTGGAGCCGGGACTCCGGGCGCTCCCGTCGGGGCCCGAGCGGGGCCGCGAGCTCGCCTGATGACTCTGCCGGGGAACCAGGCGGTAGTCGCTCTTACCGTGCCTACTCGAGGCCCTGGCTGCTTGGGCCCCGGGGGTGAGCCGCGGGGTACAGGACTATGGAGTAGGAGGTGGCCAGCCGGGGCCCTTCTCAGAGAACTTCTCCTCCAGAGCCCTCAGCGAGGAGGATTCCACCCCCTGTGGACAGACTGCTGTTGGCAAACAGTCCGGAGAATGCGGGGCTGGGTGGGGCATGGGCCCCGCCAGCGGTGAGGCAAGCCTCTCGCCCCGCGCCCGCCTTCAAGCCTTCACGATCTCCATCATATCCTTCCCTGCCCTTCGCACTCCACCACCCTCCTGTCCTGTTCAGTTCCTCCCAGGACACCAGAAGCTGAGTGCCCGGATCCGAAGGAGACTCTACTATGGCTGGGACTGGGAAGCTGATTGTAGCCTGGAGGAGCTCTCCAGCCCTGTGGCAGGTTAGACAGTGTTGTGCGAATGGGCCAACGAGAAGCCTGAAAATGGGGTTGTCAGTGGTCACCAAAGTGACTCTAGGTGTACCCTGGGAACTGCACTGTCTCTTCATAGCTAGTGCATTTGATTGGTGTAAGCACTAGGtttgtatttcactttttttttttaaagcctagaTGAGGAGGAAACACGGCTGTTTTACAAGTCTATATCATTCTTGATTTGTATACCAGAAGCTTTAAATTTTCCGAGGATACATGTCATATATTTCCGAAACAACGCATGTGTACCTTTTCAAATGAATTAGAGTAGAGAACAGATCTATATAATTTCAGGTGACAGGGAAATAAGCCTTCCTGCTGAAATTCAAACCTGGAAAGGGCTTTTCGTCTCAGTGTGGGAGAATTCGATGTCTATTTTGTTATTATGGTTCTGCCCCCAAGGCCTCAGATAATACAGTTTTGGGTCTTCTGTTGATAACAGTGGGGACAACTTTGGAGGAGTTGTTTGCTCACTCTGTTTTCCTTCTGCCCCTGCAGACATTGCTGTGGAACTGCTCCAGAAGGCAGCCCCCAGTCCTATTCGCAGGCTCCAGAAGAAATATGTAGCCCATGTGTCCCGGTGAGTCTGCAATTGAGAGAGATGGAATGAGAGTGTTTGGGCCCTAGAGAGAGGGAACGGTTATTTCTAAGGAGAAGTTGTAAAGATACAGGGATGAGCATCATAAGAGTTACAAGAGCTGAAAGACCCTTGGGCTTAGTTACTAATCCTTTTCGCCACCCAGGGAGGCATGCATTTCCCCGTGTGCTATGATGTTAGCTCTGGTGTACATTGAGCGGCTCCGGCATCGAAACCCAGACTACCTACAGCATGTGTCATCGtctgacttgttcctgatctccaTGGTAAGATGCCCTCTTCCCTTCATCTCTCTGGTGAGCTGGGAGCCCGGTGTGAGCTCTACTGACACCGCCTCTGGTACCTCTGCAGATGGTGGCCAGTAAGTACCTCTATgatgaaggggaggaggaggaagtctTCAGTGATGAATGGGGAGCTGCTGGGGGTGTGGCCGTGCCCACTCTCAATGCCCTGGAGAGGGGCTTCCTGAGTGCCATGGTGAGTAACTATTCTCTCTCGCTCTGCTTTCCTGGCCCATCTTTATGTTCCTTTCCCCCTTTGCCTTTTATCTCCCAGCTTTCTGCtgtctcttcatttctctttttgcttGTCCTCCCTGTGCCTTCCCTTGTTACTGTCGTCCCTTCTAGCTTTTCTGGAATAAGCACACCCTTTGGAGGTTCCTGGCATGGTGAAGCCAGAAATGGAGCATCCCTCATCACCAATCCTCCAGGCACCACAGGGGACACTCTGAGTCAGAGCTTATCTTACTGGGCTCTGATTATTTGCTTCCAGACTTTGTCTGTCCCTAGGTTCTGGGTTCCCTATGAGTATGGACCACCCTCAAGAATACGTTTTCCCCTTGCTTTTAATGGAGGCTGCAATGTGAAACCAGATATGTGGTGACTAAATAAGTTAATACGTAAAAGCTTttagaacaggacttccctggtggtgcagtggttaagaatccacctgtcaatgcaggggacacgggttcgagccctggtccaagaagatcccatatgcagcagagcaactaagcccgtgtgccacacctactgagcctgcgctctagagcccgtgagccacaactactaagcctgcatgccactactactgaagcccacgtgcccagagcccatgctccgcaacaaagagaagccaccgcagtgggaAGCCCATGcgttgcaacgaagagtagcccctgctcaccgcaactagagaaagcccgcgtgcagcaacgaagacccaatacagccataaacaaacaaacaaacaaataaaaattaaaaaaaaaaaaagcttttggaacagtatctggcacacagaGCCAAGTGTTACCCGTAGCAGTGGTTGTACTTGCTCCTCTAGGTCTGGTTATTAATTGACTGTGGCTCATATCCAAGCCTGGTTCGACGCTCTTCTCTTCCTACCCACAGGATTGGCGTCTCTACACTGACCCTCGGGAGATCTTTGAGGTGCTGAGCTGGCTGGAGAGCTGGTAGGTTCTAGGAGTTGGGAAGGGGTTGAGGGATTTGGTGGGAGGCTTCAGCCATAGGAGCTAAACAGAGATGAGGGTGTGTGTAACTGGGGGAGAGAGAAGACGGGAAAAAGAATCGCCCAAGGTAGTGGTTCCCAAAGCTGTCTGCGGTCCTCTTTGTAATAACCTTTGAGAGGCTGGGAGAAGCTTATTTAAAATACACATCTTGGTCTCATTCTCAGCTTCTGGATCAACGGGTAGTCTAGGAATCTGTACATTTAACAAGTTCCCTAGTGTTTCCTGGTGGGTCCCCAGGGGAAAGAGGGTGCCAGTGGGCCAGCTGCAGGAGGGTTAcaggctctctctgtctctcctcctctttctgcaGCGTGGCTGAGCAGCAGGGCCGCCGGCGGGGCTGGTACACCTATACAGACCTGTGTGTGCTGCTGGAGCAGCCTGCCTGGCAGCTGGCCCTGGGCTCCCTCTGCCAGCGGCTGGCAAAGGTGAGGAGGGGTCAGGAAGGATAGCGAGCTTGAGCCGGCTGTGGTGTAGGGTGGGATGATGTAAAGCAAATACGGAAAGGCTCAGGAGATGAGGTTTGGGAGTAGATGGTGATAGAGAGCTCTCACTTGAGTACAGGTGTCCAGAAATGAGGGGTGGGTGTGTTAAAGACAGTGAGAAGCGGGTTTGGGGAAGGGGATCTGGGCACTGACCTTTCTTAATCCCCCTCCTGCAGCTGTCCTGCCTGTTAGCTATGGCATACGTGAGCAGTGTGGCCCTAGCGGTGGCATCAATGGCCGTAATACACCAGTCCTTGGGGCTGTCCTGCAGCCCCCCACCTGGCCCCCCAGACCTTGGACTGGCCTCCAGGGGCCTGGAGGAACCCTGCATACCTGCTAACGTCTCCAGCTGCCCGGAAGTCGACGTAGGGCTGCGTCCGCTCTGGGGCAGCCTCCCGGCCTCACGGGCTCCGCCACCATCGCCTCCCCCGGCTGCTCCTGCTCCTCTCGCTCTTCTCCACAGCTGCCCCCTCTGCCGGAGGCTCCAGAAGGACTCCCCAGCCTGCCGTAGCTGCCACCACCCCAACCATACCGTCCCCACTGGGCCCCCCAGCCCCCGGTACCACTCCCACGGCCTGGCTCCCCCCTGGCCTTGGAGCCCGGTGCTCCCACTGCTCCCACAGCCCCAGCAGTGCTCCCTCTTCGGCATCATGGAACTGGCCCGCCTGAAGTCTTTCATTTTTCCAGGCTAGCTAGGGTTCTGAGGAACGCATTAAGAGGACTTGGGAGTCCCTGAGAACCTGGAGGAGCAAAGCATGATCTGGGTTCTTGGCTGGTTCCCTGTCCTCCCGAGTGATGGAGCTTAAGGACGTTGTGGGGCAGAAGGACTGGAGGGCACTTGCTCGTCCGTCCCTCCGTGGCTGGCTGCTTGGCCAGGGCAGTGGTGGTGCCGGGAGAAGCTTCAGCTCAGCGACCAGGGGCGTGTCACAGGTGGACGGGGGAGGAGCCCCTGTCCCTCCGTTTCCCCTGGGCTCTTTTAGACTTTTGAGTTTCctaggatggggggagggagggaggaaacattGGCCATGGTCTGTGTGATGTCCCTGATGCAGGAGAGGCAGGGACTGACAGGGCCACCCACGGTGGGAGCTGCTGCGGGCAGGCGGGGTGAGCGGGGAAACCCTCTCCACACCCGTCCCTGGGACTTAGTCTAGAAGAGCCAGGGACTGCTGGGACCTGCAACGTGGCCCTTT includes:
- the CNPPD1 gene encoding protein CNPPD1, coding for MDLAGLLLDEEGTFALTGFQDFTFLPGHQKLSARIRRRLYYGWDWEADCSLEELSSPVADIAVELLQKAAPSPIRRLQKKYVAHVSREACISPCAMMLALVYIERLRHRNPDYLQHVSSSDLFLISMMVASKYLYDEGEEEEVFSDEWGAAGGVAVPTLNALERGFLSAMDWRLYTDPREIFEVLSWLESCVAEQQGRRRGWYTYTDLCVLLEQPAWQLALGSLCQRLAKLSCLLAMAYVSSVALAVASMAVIHQSLGLSCSPPPGPPDLGLASRGLEEPCIPANVSSCPEVDVGLRPLWGSLPASRAPPPSPPPAAPAPLALLHSCPLCRRLQKDSPACRSCHHPNHTVPTGPPSPRYHSHGLAPPWPWSPVLPLLPQPQQCSLFGIMELARLKSFIFPG